From the Candidatus Zixiibacteriota bacterium genome, one window contains:
- a CDS encoding acyltransferase family protein, with protein MHHDNTTNISPQRRYDIDWLRTVALGLLIVYHIVISFQPWAKSINFIQNDQTLTWLWVPMSMLNVWRIPILFMVSGMGARFAMERRSWWQFLVDRSVRIAIPLIFGIFFICPITTYVLRSYYDMETGYEPNAGHLWFLINILCYVTYFIGIQWALKEYPDNVILRFMSRWLRRPWMIYAAALPLMLEAWILNPEHFALYPTPHGHFLGAVCFVTGYAFVSLGDVFWSAVKRTRWSSLVMASVVFGIRLFAYTFEGVPSYLVAFESMCWMLALLGFASAYLNKPSNTLTYFSKAVYPVYIIHFPIQYAISYYLVPLSLPAILKLGILLIGTFGVCLLVYEFILRRLKWIRPLFGMKLSGG; from the coding sequence TTGCATCACGACAACACAACCAACATTTCTCCCCAGCGACGGTACGACATAGACTGGCTCCGGACCGTGGCTTTGGGTTTGCTCATTGTCTATCATATTGTAATCAGTTTCCAACCCTGGGCGAAGAGTATCAACTTTATCCAGAACGACCAAACACTGACATGGCTTTGGGTCCCCATGTCCATGCTCAACGTGTGGCGCATTCCGATTCTCTTCATGGTCTCCGGCATGGGTGCTCGTTTTGCCATGGAGCGCCGCAGTTGGTGGCAGTTTCTTGTGGATCGATCTGTTAGGATCGCGATTCCCCTTATCTTTGGCATCTTCTTCATCTGCCCTATCACCACTTATGTACTGCGAAGCTACTACGATATGGAGACCGGCTACGAGCCCAACGCCGGGCATCTGTGGTTTCTAATAAACATTCTCTGTTACGTTACATATTTCATAGGGATTCAGTGGGCTCTGAAGGAGTATCCGGATAACGTCATACTTCGCTTTATGTCGAGATGGCTCCGAAGGCCATGGATGATCTACGCTGCTGCTCTCCCTCTCATGCTGGAGGCATGGATACTGAATCCTGAGCACTTTGCCCTCTACCCAACACCCCACGGACACTTCCTAGGCGCAGTTTGCTTCGTTACGGGATACGCTTTCGTGTCGCTGGGGGATGTCTTCTGGTCAGCGGTGAAGAGGACTCGCTGGAGCAGCCTGGTGATGGCTTCAGTCGTTTTCGGGATCCGGCTGTTTGCATACACGTTCGAAGGCGTTCCCAGTTACCTGGTCGCTTTCGAGTCTATGTGCTGGATGCTAGCTCTTCTCGGGTTTGCTTCGGCATACCTCAACAAGCCGTCCAACACACTCACCTATTTCAGCAAGGCTGTCTACCCTGTTTATATAATCCATTTCCCCATACAGTATGCCATCTCGTACTATCTCGTCCCGCTTTCTCTGCCGGCAATTCTGAAACTGGGAATTCTGCTGATAGGAACTTTCGGCGTTTGCCTGTTGGTTTACGAGTTCATCCTCCGCAGATTGAAGTGGATCCGACCCCTGTTCGGCATGAAGCTGAGCGGAGGATGA